Proteins encoded by one window of Methylovirgula ligni:
- a CDS encoding acyl carrier protein has product MPSESVTSVSVRLTIFSEIERIAAEQKLKIQPLHDDLLLADSGLDSLGFATLVARLEDHLGYDPFATSGDLDFPVTLGDFVRFYENAAA; this is encoded by the coding sequence ATGCCAAGTGAAAGCGTCACATCCGTCTCTGTTAGGTTAACGATCTTCTCCGAGATCGAGCGGATCGCGGCTGAACAAAAGCTCAAAATTCAGCCCCTGCACGACGATCTGCTTCTAGCGGACTCCGGGCTCGATTCGCTTGGCTTCGCCACCCTTGTCGCACGGCTCGAAGATCATCTGGGCTATGATCCATTTGCGACCTCCGGTGACCTCGATTTTCCGGTCACGCTCGGCGACTTCGTCAGGTTCTACGAGAATGCCGCTGCCTGA
- a CDS encoding acyl-CoA acyltransferase translates to MVNALSPVRPTALRCREIGEADLGAVVDLLMRGFPGRRASYWTQGFARMAALDVPAGYPRFGLIMESGRVPVGVILTLYHLSGDAVESVRCNLSSWYVVPAFRPYASLLISIALKRRDVTYINISPAPPTWPIVEAQGFKRYAAGQFVAFPALEPTSRGVSVAQFSSAANYAGLSDDERQLLADHAAFGCLSLVCHTPGGDLPFIFTGFSIRAGRIRLPCARLLYCRDMADFIACVGALGRFLLWRGIVAVLLDADGTIPGLRGFYTERLGRKYFRGAKPPRFGDLAYSELAVFGS, encoded by the coding sequence ATGGTGAACGCGTTATCGCCGGTGCGCCCGACGGCTCTGCGCTGCCGCGAAATTGGCGAAGCTGATCTCGGCGCTGTTGTCGATCTGCTGATGCGCGGCTTCCCCGGCCGTCGCGCATCTTACTGGACGCAAGGGTTCGCGCGTATGGCGGCGCTGGACGTTCCTGCCGGCTATCCGCGCTTCGGCCTCATCATGGAGAGTGGCAGGGTGCCGGTCGGCGTGATCCTGACCCTGTACCATCTGAGCGGCGATGCGGTGGAGTCCGTGCGCTGCAATCTCTCGAGCTGGTATGTTGTGCCGGCCTTCCGTCCTTATGCGTCGCTATTGATCTCTATCGCGCTCAAGCGCCGCGACGTCACTTACATCAACATTTCGCCGGCGCCGCCAACCTGGCCGATCGTGGAAGCGCAAGGGTTCAAACGCTATGCCGCCGGTCAATTCGTGGCTTTTCCGGCGCTCGAACCGACTAGCCGCGGCGTCTCCGTCGCGCAATTCTCATCGGCAGCGAATTACGCGGGGCTATCCGACGACGAACGGCAGCTCCTCGCCGATCACGCGGCTTTCGGTTGCCTCAGCCTCGTCTGCCATACGCCGGGCGGCGATCTGCCTTTCATCTTTACCGGCTTCAGCATCCGCGCCGGCCGTATTCGGCTCCCCTGCGCGCGGCTCCTCTATTGCCGCGATATGGCGGATTTCATCGCTTGCGTCGGTGCGCTCGGCCGATTTCTGCTCTGGCGGGGCATCGTCGCGGTTCTGCTCGACGCCGACGGCACGATTCCGGGGCTGCGTGGCTTCTATACCGAAAGGCTGGGCCGCAAATACTTCAGGGGCGCGAAGCCGCCGCGGTTTGGCGATCTCGCCTATAGCGAACTTGCAGTGTTCGGGTCATGA
- a CDS encoding thiamine pyrophosphate-binding protein produces the protein MTSRSAAQVLVDQLVGNGVTHAFCVPGESFLPVLDALRDSPIKVIICRQEGGAAMMAEAIGKATGRPGVCFVTRGPGATNATHGIHIAQQDSTPLLMFVGQVERGFREREAFQELDLRAVFGSMTKWTSEIDDARRVPELVSRAFYAATAGRPGPVVLGLPRDMLDEKINVVDAPPFAPVEIAPGEAEIAQFRNILLRAERPLFILGGSRWNEAAYQTIHDFAARFDIPVVTSYRRLPLFDPLHPSYAGDLGIGPNPKLVAAIKSADLIVALGGRLGDIPSQGYRLFDIPAPKMLVHVHPGVEELGRVYRPHLAINATPTRFCAALGALATPKHIAWRSLTETLHRDYLAWTDVATPQPGSVNLGAIMVWLREALPIDTILCNGAGNYAAWVHRFYRFRRFGTHVAPASGSMGYGVPAAVAMKLLRPERLVLSLAGDGDFLMNGQEFATAVQYNLPIVFIVCDNASYGTIRMHQEREFPGRVVGTDLRNPDFAAYACAFGGFGVTVERTEDFPEAFKAAREAGVPAIIHLKIDVDAVTPATTLTHIREQARARF, from the coding sequence ATGACATCGCGTAGCGCCGCACAGGTTCTGGTCGACCAACTGGTCGGCAATGGCGTCACACATGCGTTTTGCGTGCCCGGCGAAAGCTTTCTGCCCGTGCTGGATGCGCTGCGCGACAGCCCCATCAAGGTCATCATCTGCAGGCAGGAAGGCGGCGCTGCGATGATGGCGGAAGCCATCGGCAAGGCGACGGGACGGCCGGGCGTCTGCTTCGTCACGCGCGGGCCGGGTGCCACCAATGCGACGCATGGCATCCACATCGCCCAGCAGGATTCGACGCCGCTCCTCATGTTCGTCGGTCAGGTCGAGCGTGGGTTTCGCGAACGCGAGGCATTTCAGGAGCTGGATCTGCGTGCCGTCTTCGGCAGCATGACCAAATGGACGAGCGAGATCGATGATGCGCGGCGCGTGCCGGAACTCGTCTCGCGCGCATTTTATGCGGCGACGGCCGGACGGCCGGGGCCCGTGGTCCTTGGTCTGCCGCGCGACATGCTCGACGAAAAGATCAATGTCGTGGACGCGCCGCCGTTCGCCCCAGTCGAGATCGCGCCGGGCGAGGCGGAAATCGCGCAATTCCGGAACATTCTGCTGCGCGCCGAGCGGCCGCTCTTCATACTCGGCGGCAGCCGCTGGAACGAGGCGGCCTATCAGACCATCCATGATTTCGCGGCGCGCTTCGATATTCCGGTCGTAACGAGTTATCGCCGCCTGCCACTCTTCGACCCGCTGCATCCGAGCTATGCGGGCGATCTCGGCATCGGGCCAAATCCTAAATTGGTCGCCGCAATCAAATCGGCCGATCTCATCGTCGCGCTCGGCGGGCGGCTGGGCGATATTCCGAGCCAGGGCTACCGGCTCTTCGATATTCCCGCACCGAAAATGCTCGTCCATGTGCATCCGGGCGTCGAAGAGCTCGGCCGTGTCTATCGTCCGCATCTTGCCATCAATGCCACGCCGACACGGTTCTGCGCGGCGCTCGGCGCGCTGGCAACGCCGAAGCACATTGCCTGGCGTAGCCTCACGGAAACTCTCCATCGCGACTATCTCGCCTGGACGGACGTGGCGACCCCGCAGCCGGGTAGCGTCAATCTCGGCGCGATCATGGTCTGGCTGCGCGAGGCCCTGCCGATTGACACGATCCTGTGCAATGGCGCCGGCAATTACGCGGCCTGGGTTCACCGCTTTTATCGCTTCCGCCGCTTCGGCACGCATGTCGCGCCGGCGTCAGGGTCGATGGGCTATGGCGTGCCCGCTGCCGTGGCGATGAAGCTCCTGAGGCCGGAGCGCCTCGTGCTTTCGCTCGCAGGCGACGGCGATTTCCTGATGAATGGGCAGGAGTTCGCGACCGCCGTGCAATATAATCTGCCCATCGTCTTCATCGTCTGCGACAATGCGAGCTATGGCACCATCCGCATGCATCAGGAGCGCGAATTTCCCGGGCGTGTCGTGGGTACAGATCTCCGCAATCCGGATTTCGCCGCTTATGCGTGTGCCTTCGGCGGGTTCGGCGTGACGGTGGAGCGGACGGAGGATTTTCCGGAGGCGTTCAAAGCCGCGCGTGAGGCGGGCGTGCCGGCCATCATCCATCTCAAGATCGATGTCGATGCCGTGACCCCGGCGACGACTTTGACGCATATTCGCGAGCAGGCGCGGGCGCGGTTCTAG
- a CDS encoding branched-chain amino acid aminotransferase, translating to MGPRTHGAWLGSVVFDGARAFEGTTPDLDRHFVRVNVSAERFLLKPVVPIETWLGLAREGLKRFDPTAALYIRPMYWAELGTTGGGVRFDPESTRWCLCIYEAPMPAPNGLSVTLSPFRRPTLECAPVDAKASCNYPNNARALIEAYRRGFDNCLMRDMLGTIAELGNANVFMAKDGVVYTPAPNGTFLDGITRQRVIALLRGDGVSVVEKTLNYADFEQADEIFSTGNFSKVIPIIRIDGRQLQPGPFFQRARELYWAFAHNG from the coding sequence ATGGGGCCGCGAACCCACGGCGCCTGGCTCGGCTCGGTCGTCTTCGACGGTGCCCGCGCCTTCGAGGGCACGACGCCTGATCTCGACCGGCATTTTGTCCGCGTCAACGTCTCGGCGGAACGCTTTCTGCTGAAACCCGTGGTGCCGATCGAAACCTGGCTTGGCCTCGCGCGCGAGGGCCTCAAACGGTTCGATCCCACTGCCGCGCTCTATATCCGCCCCATGTATTGGGCCGAACTCGGCACGACCGGTGGCGGTGTGCGCTTCGACCCCGAGTCGACCCGCTGGTGCCTCTGCATCTATGAAGCGCCGATGCCGGCGCCGAACGGCCTTTCAGTTACGCTGTCGCCCTTCCGCCGTCCGACCCTCGAATGCGCACCGGTCGACGCGAAAGCAAGCTGCAACTATCCAAACAATGCCCGCGCGCTGATCGAAGCCTATCGGCGCGGCTTCGACAATTGCCTGATGCGCGACATGCTCGGCACGATTGCCGAGCTCGGCAATGCCAATGTCTTCATGGCCAAGGATGGTGTCGTCTACACTCCGGCGCCGAATGGCACATTCCTCGACGGCATCACGCGGCAGAGAGTCATCGCTCTGTTGCGCGGCGACGGCGTGTCGGTGGTCGAGAAAACGCTGAACTATGCCGATTTCGAACAGGCCGACGAGATTTTCTCGACCGGCAATTTCTCGAAGGTCATCCCGATCATCAGAATTGACGGCCGCCAGTTGCAACCTGGGCCGTTCTTCCAAAGGGCGCGCGAGCTTTATTGGGCTTTCGCCCACAATGGCTAG
- a CDS encoding alpha/beta hydrolase: MTDLLDPYARRLIDMLALQGGDAASLSIAERRAAFAGLMRLGGPGPEIRAVETGARNPRIRAYWPDGEATTALVFFHGGGLVAGDLGTHDALCRALAAASRCAIFAVDYRLAPENPFPAAVDDARAALIWTFANADQHGVSRIGIGGDSAGATLAAVAAAQWNARQTSKLAFQLLLCPIFDFAGQMQSSRLFQSPILDQATLDHDAMLYTAGHVPVSDPCVSPLRASEFAHLPPTFLHTAQCDPLRDEGAAYAEKLRAASVEVHHTCHAAMPHLFYALGSVIPYARKAVPEIGAELATWLARL, translated from the coding sequence GTGACGGATTTGCTCGATCCCTATGCCAGGCGTCTGATCGATATGCTCGCGCTTCAGGGCGGCGATGCGGCTTCGCTCTCGATCGCAGAGCGGCGCGCCGCTTTCGCGGGCTTGATGCGCCTTGGCGGCCCGGGGCCGGAAATCCGTGCGGTCGAGACGGGCGCCCGCAACCCCCGGATTCGCGCCTATTGGCCAGACGGGGAAGCGACCACGGCGCTCGTCTTCTTCCACGGCGGCGGCCTCGTCGCAGGCGACCTCGGGACGCATGATGCCTTGTGCCGGGCGCTCGCGGCCGCAAGCCGCTGTGCCATTTTCGCTGTCGACTATCGTCTCGCGCCGGAAAACCCGTTTCCGGCGGCGGTGGACGATGCCCGCGCGGCGCTGATTTGGACATTCGCCAACGCCGATCAGCACGGTGTGAGCAGGATCGGCATCGGCGGTGATTCCGCCGGTGCGACGCTTGCCGCTGTCGCAGCGGCGCAATGGAATGCACGCCAGACGTCGAAGCTCGCCTTTCAGCTTCTGCTTTGCCCGATCTTTGACTTCGCCGGGCAGATGCAATCGAGCCGCTTGTTCCAATCGCCGATCCTCGACCAGGCGACGCTCGACCATGACGCGATGCTCTACACAGCGGGCCATGTGCCGGTTTCGGACCCATGCGTATCGCCGCTTCGCGCGTCGGAATTTGCGCATCTGCCGCCGACGTTTCTGCATACGGCGCAATGCGATCCGCTGCGCGACGAAGGCGCGGCCTATGCGGAGAAGTTGAGGGCGGCGAGCGTTGAGGTGCATCACACTTGTCACGCCGCCATGCCGCATCTTTTCTACGCGCTGGGGAGCGTCATTCCTTATGCGCGGAAAGCCGTGCCGGAGATCGGCGCAGAACTGGCCACCTGGCTGGCGCGTCTATAA
- a CDS encoding long-chain-acyl-CoA synthetase has translation MTARIEREPQRTLPIVIDELAAQFGEAPALLSDRGTLSFKALAARMNAVARWALAQNLDGKTVGLLMTNQPDYLTIWLGITRAGGSVALLNTNLRGAPLSHCIAIAESRHIIVSASLHEGLEAALGQAKLAAQVWIHETDLDVALKSFATTPLPAAEHPGPRLSDRALCIYTSGTTGPPKAANISHRRIMTWSYWFAGILNTSANDRMMNCLPMYHSVGGIVAIGSVLVSGGAVVLQEKFSVHRFWDDVVRWDCTLFQYIGELCRYLLKVPENPHERAHRLRLACGNGLRADVWRPFQERFRIPHIIEFYAATEGTFSLINVEGEPGAIGRVPPFLAHRFPSAIVKFDVTHGEPLRDENGFCIPSAAGEAGEAIGQIAARDTTGARFEGYTSAADSEAKVLRNVFAEGDAWFRTGDLMRKDARGFYYFVDRIGDTFRWKGENVSTFEVAEALAACPGVVEATAYGVLVPGADGRAGMAALVLDAAFDLAAFHAHVQEHLPPYARPLFLRICETIETTETFKQKRAQLARDGFNPTEIRDVLYFDTGDAYVPLDASLFAHIAAGKLRL, from the coding sequence TTGACCGCGCGTATTGAGCGCGAGCCGCAGCGCACCTTGCCCATTGTGATCGACGAATTGGCCGCGCAATTTGGTGAGGCGCCTGCCCTGCTCTCGGATCGCGGCACCCTCAGCTTCAAGGCTCTTGCCGCGCGCATGAATGCCGTCGCGCGCTGGGCTTTGGCGCAAAACCTTGATGGCAAGACCGTCGGCTTGCTGATGACCAACCAGCCGGATTACCTGACCATCTGGCTCGGCATCACGCGCGCCGGCGGCAGCGTCGCGCTCCTCAACACAAACCTGCGCGGTGCCCCGCTGTCGCATTGCATCGCCATTGCCGAATCGCGGCACATCATCGTCTCGGCCTCGCTGCACGAAGGTCTCGAGGCTGCGCTCGGCCAAGCGAAACTCGCAGCCCAAGTTTGGATTCACGAGACGGACCTCGACGTCGCGTTGAAAAGTTTCGCGACGACGCCATTGCCAGCCGCAGAGCATCCCGGACCGCGTCTTTCGGACCGGGCGCTGTGCATTTACACCTCCGGCACGACGGGCCCGCCGAAAGCGGCCAATATCAGCCATCGCCGCATCATGACCTGGAGCTATTGGTTCGCCGGGATTTTGAACACGTCGGCCAACGACAGGATGATGAATTGCCTGCCGATGTATCACAGTGTCGGTGGCATCGTCGCGATCGGCAGCGTGCTCGTCAGCGGTGGCGCGGTCGTCTTGCAGGAGAAATTCTCCGTGCACCGTTTTTGGGATGATGTCGTGCGTTGGGACTGCACGCTGTTCCAATATATCGGCGAACTCTGCCGCTATCTGCTGAAGGTGCCAGAGAATCCCCACGAGCGCGCCCATCGCTTGCGGCTCGCCTGCGGCAACGGCCTTCGCGCCGATGTCTGGCGGCCGTTTCAGGAGCGTTTCCGCATCCCGCACATCATCGAATTCTATGCCGCGACCGAAGGGACGTTCTCACTCATCAACGTCGAGGGAGAGCCCGGCGCCATCGGCCGCGTTCCGCCCTTTCTCGCGCACCGCTTTCCCTCCGCGATCGTGAAGTTCGATGTGACGCATGGCGAGCCGTTGCGCGATGAAAACGGCTTCTGCATCCCCTCCGCGGCGGGCGAGGCTGGCGAGGCCATCGGCCAGATTGCGGCAAGGGACACGACGGGCGCACGCTTCGAGGGCTATACGAGCGCCGCCGACAGCGAGGCGAAAGTCCTCCGCAATGTGTTCGCCGAGGGTGATGCTTGGTTTCGCACTGGCGATCTGATGCGCAAGGATGCGCGCGGCTTTTATTATTTCGTCGATCGGATCGGCGATACCTTCCGCTGGAAAGGTGAGAACGTCTCGACCTTCGAGGTCGCTGAAGCACTGGCCGCCTGCCCGGGCGTCGTCGAGGCGACAGCCTATGGGGTCCTCGTGCCGGGTGCCGATGGCCGCGCGGGCATGGCGGCGCTCGTCCTCGACGCGGCGTTCGATCTCGCCGCCTTTCATGCGCATGTGCAGGAACATCTGCCGCCCTATGCACGGCCTCTGTTTCTGCGCATCTGCGAGACGATCGAGACCACGGAAACCTTCAAGCAGAAGCGAGCACAGCTCGCACGCGACGGGTTCAACCCCACAGAAATTCGGGACGTGCTCTATTTCGACACGGGGGACGCCTATGTTCCGCTCGATGCAAGCTTGTTCGCGCACATCGCGGCGGGAAAGCTGCGCTTATAG
- a CDS encoding O-acetylhomoserine aminocarboxypropyltransferase/cysteine synthase family protein, with amino-acid sequence MRPETIAIHTGYTSEPTTKAVAVPIYQTVSYEFDSADHGAALFNLEIDGFRYSRINNPTVDVLEKRVAALEGGVAALAVASGQAALHFAIVNLADCGGNIVSVPQLYGTSHTLLSHVLPRQGIHVRFADSDAADAIERLIDDETRAVFCETIGNPAGNICDIEALAKVAHRHGVPLVVDNTVATPILWRPIEHGADIVIHSLTKFMGGHGTTLGGAVVDSGNFPWRDSATRFPMFNTPDVSYHGLVYTEHFGPRAYIERCRSVYQRTTGAVLSPHSAFLLLQGIETVALRIERHVENARKVAQFLRDDPRVAWVNYAGFPDSPYHALAQKYLGGQASSLLTFGVKGGFAASKRFYDALGLIKRLVNIGDTKSLACHPASTTHRQMTADEQIKAGVRPEMIRISVGIEHASDIIEDLDQALAVAASAPKDNEAAE; translated from the coding sequence TTGCGGCCGGAAACCATCGCCATTCACACCGGCTATACCTCGGAACCGACGACCAAGGCGGTCGCGGTGCCGATCTATCAGACGGTTTCCTACGAGTTCGACAGTGCCGATCACGGCGCGGCGCTGTTCAATCTCGAGATCGATGGCTTCCGTTACAGCCGCATCAACAATCCGACCGTCGATGTGCTGGAGAAACGTGTCGCCGCGCTTGAGGGCGGCGTCGCGGCGCTGGCCGTGGCAAGCGGACAGGCGGCGCTGCATTTCGCCATTGTCAACCTCGCCGATTGCGGCGGCAATATCGTGTCCGTGCCGCAGCTTTATGGAACCTCGCATACTCTGCTGTCGCATGTCCTGCCGCGGCAGGGGATTCACGTCCGTTTCGCGGACAGCGACGCCGCCGACGCGATCGAGCGGCTGATCGATGACGAGACCCGCGCTGTCTTCTGCGAGACGATCGGCAACCCGGCCGGGAATATTTGCGACATCGAAGCTCTGGCGAAGGTGGCGCATCGTCATGGGGTGCCGCTTGTCGTCGACAATACGGTCGCGACCCCGATCCTGTGGCGCCCGATCGAACATGGCGCGGATATTGTCATCCATTCCCTGACGAAATTCATGGGCGGTCATGGCACGACGCTCGGCGGCGCCGTTGTCGATTCGGGCAATTTCCCGTGGCGCGACTCGGCAACGCGATTCCCGATGTTTAATACGCCGGACGTCTCTTATCACGGTCTTGTCTATACGGAGCACTTCGGCCCGCGCGCTTATATCGAGCGCTGCCGCAGCGTCTATCAGCGCACGACGGGCGCGGTGCTCTCGCCGCATAGCGCCTTCCTGCTGCTGCAGGGCATCGAAACCGTCGCGCTGCGTATCGAACGTCACGTCGAGAACGCGCGCAAGGTCGCACAGTTTCTGCGCGACGATCCCCGCGTCGCCTGGGTTAATTATGCCGGGTTCCCGGACAGCCCCTATCACGCGCTCGCTCAAAAATATCTCGGCGGTCAGGCATCCTCCCTGCTGACTTTCGGCGTGAAGGGCGGCTTTGCGGCGAGCAAGCGCTTCTACGACGCGCTGGGACTCATCAAGCGGCTCGTCAATATCGGCGATACGAAATCGCTCGCCTGCCATCCCGCCTCGACGACGCATCGCCAGATGACGGCCGATGAGCAGATCAAGGCGGGCGTCAGGCCGGAGATGATCCGGATAAGTGTCGGTATCGAGCACGCGAGCGACATTATCGAAGACCTCGACCAGGCTCTGGCGGTTGCCGCGTCCGCGCCGAAAGACAACGAGGCGGCCGAGTGA
- the metA gene encoding homoserine O-succinyltransferase MetA, which translates to MAAKCLEIGVVNNMPDASLLATERQFKDLIVQAAGALPVRLRFYALDGIARGEGAAQHIAAHYCDIGALGHEKLDGLIITGCEPKTASLADEVYWPGLTRVIDWAAINTRSTIFSCLAAHAAVLHLDGISRVPFGRKLSGVFDCAVVAQDPLLEGLGPELRIPHSRLNDLAAEELSAHGYRILTSSPRFGADMFVRQQESLFVFLQGHPEYDADSLLREYRRDVVRYLRGERASFPQTPEDYFDPLTGKHLAAFAERVATRQSRHPHRELANLLDDVHPAKTWRASSDGLYRNWLTYLASR; encoded by the coding sequence GTGGCGGCGAAATGTCTTGAGATCGGCGTTGTCAACAACATGCCCGACGCCTCGCTGCTGGCGACGGAACGCCAGTTCAAGGATTTGATCGTCCAGGCCGCGGGCGCGCTGCCTGTGCGTCTGCGCTTTTATGCGCTTGACGGAATTGCGCGTGGCGAGGGCGCCGCGCAGCATATCGCGGCGCATTACTGCGATATCGGCGCACTCGGGCACGAAAAGCTCGATGGGCTCATCATCACCGGCTGCGAGCCGAAGACCGCCTCGCTCGCGGACGAGGTCTATTGGCCCGGTCTCACGCGCGTCATCGATTGGGCGGCGATAAATACCCGTTCGACGATCTTCTCTTGCCTCGCGGCGCATGCCGCGGTGCTGCACCTCGACGGCATCAGCCGCGTGCCGTTCGGCCGGAAGCTCTCCGGCGTTTTCGATTGTGCCGTCGTTGCGCAGGATCCGCTGCTTGAGGGGCTCGGGCCGGAATTGCGTATTCCGCATTCGCGGCTCAACGATCTCGCGGCCGAAGAGCTTTCCGCGCACGGTTACCGGATTTTGACTTCTTCGCCGCGCTTCGGCGCGGACATGTTCGTAAGGCAGCAGGAAAGTCTATTCGTCTTTCTGCAGGGCCATCCGGAATACGATGCGGATTCGCTCTTGCGCGAATATCGACGCGATGTGGTGCGCTATTTGCGCGGCGAGCGGGCGAGTTTCCCGCAGACGCCGGAAGACTATTTCGATCCACTCACGGGGAAGCATCTCGCGGCCTTTGCCGAGCGCGTGGCCACGCGGCAAAGCCGCCATCCGCATCGGGAATTGGCGAATCTGCTCGACGATGTGCATCCGGCCAAGACTTGGCGCGCATCCTCTGACGGCCTCTATCGCAACTGGCTGACCTATCTCGCGAGCCGGTAG
- a CDS encoding MarC family protein, with protein MLSDFLQTAFVTLLVTLDPPGLAPIFIALTLGMTSKEKKEVALRAAIIAFAILLVFAIGGAALMKALGISLPAFRIAGGLLLFYTAFQMVFAERGQRKRELADDAVAIDHVRNLAAFPLAIPLMSGPGSITAVILLAGKASGNWEAQTSLVLVILIVIVLCYLTFLLAERIARLFGATGTLVLGRMLGVVLAALAAQFVIDGIQAIVG; from the coding sequence ATGTTGTCGGATTTTTTGCAAACGGCCTTCGTCACGCTTCTCGTCACGCTGGATCCGCCCGGGCTCGCACCAATCTTCATCGCCCTGACTCTGGGGATGACCTCGAAGGAAAAGAAGGAGGTGGCGCTCCGTGCCGCGATCATCGCCTTTGCCATTCTTCTGGTCTTCGCGATCGGCGGCGCGGCGCTGATGAAGGCGCTGGGCATTTCGCTGCCCGCCTTCCGAATCGCCGGCGGCCTCTTGCTGTTCTACACGGCCTTTCAGATGGTCTTCGCCGAGCGGGGACAACGCAAGAGGGAACTCGCGGACGATGCGGTAGCGATCGACCACGTCCGCAACCTCGCCGCCTTCCCGCTCGCCATCCCGCTGATGAGCGGCCCGGGCTCGATCACCGCAGTCATCCTTCTCGCGGGAAAGGCCAGCGGCAATTGGGAAGCGCAGACCAGCCTCGTGCTCGTCATTCTTATCGTGATCGTGCTTTGCTACCTGACATTTCTGCTCGCGGAACGCATCGCGCGGCTCTTCGGAGCCACTGGCACTCTGGTGCTTGGCCGGATGCTCGGCGTGGTGCTCGCGGCGCTTGCGGCGCAATTCGTTATCGATGGGATACAGGCGATCGTCGGCTGA
- a CDS encoding GlsB/YeaQ/YmgE family stress response membrane protein, whose translation MSGDSLLIILVVGLVAGWLAGQILRGTGFGLVADLCIGVIGAFIGNWLLPRIGIHLGAHLLEQIISATVGAIVLLLILGLFRRRL comes from the coding sequence TTGTCGGGTGACAGTCTCTTGATCATTCTCGTCGTCGGCCTCGTCGCGGGCTGGCTCGCGGGTCAGATTTTACGCGGTACCGGATTCGGCCTCGTCGCCGATCTCTGCATCGGTGTCATCGGCGCCTTCATCGGCAACTGGCTTTTGCCAAGGATTGGAATTCATCTTGGCGCGCATCTTCTCGAACAGATCATCTCGGCGACGGTGGGCGCGATCGTCCTGCTGCTGATCCTGGGCTTGTTCCGACGACGGCTGTGA
- a CDS encoding Ku protein, with product MAPRANWKGYLKLSLVSCPVALFPAVSRTERISFHLINRDTGHRLRQQYVDSVTGDIVERDEQVRGYEVGKNDYITLEESEIAEQALESTHTIDIETFVPREEIDEVYLDGSYYLAPDDKVADEPFVVIRDAMRKADMVGLARVVLAGRERIVMIEPRDKGLLATTLHYKYEVRDEKPYFESIPDLKLSKDVLDLAAHIIETKRGKFDPEKFEDRYQDALVGLIRAKRAGKPVPAAPQPKTPSNVINLMDALRRSVAAESGRKPAAKANPPAKKVAAKSPAKKRVKKAS from the coding sequence GTGGCACCACGCGCGAATTGGAAGGGCTACCTCAAGCTTTCGCTGGTTTCCTGCCCCGTCGCACTTTTCCCCGCCGTCAGCCGGACGGAGCGAATTTCCTTTCATCTCATAAATCGGGACACCGGGCATCGGCTCCGCCAGCAATATGTCGATTCCGTTACGGGCGATATTGTTGAGCGCGACGAACAGGTGCGCGGCTATGAGGTCGGCAAGAACGATTACATCACTCTTGAAGAGAGCGAGATCGCGGAACAGGCGCTCGAGAGCACGCATACGATCGATATCGAGACCTTCGTGCCGCGCGAGGAGATCGATGAGGTCTATCTCGACGGGAGCTATTATCTAGCGCCCGACGACAAAGTTGCAGATGAGCCTTTCGTCGTCATCCGCGATGCCATGCGCAAGGCCGATATGGTCGGGCTGGCGCGCGTCGTGCTCGCGGGGCGCGAGCGTATCGTCATGATCGAGCCGCGCGACAAGGGCCTGCTCGCCACGACGCTGCATTACAAATACGAAGTCCGGGACGAGAAGCCCTATTTTGAATCGATTCCCGATCTCAAGCTCTCGAAGGACGTGCTCGATCTTGCCGCGCATATTATCGAAACCAAGCGCGGCAAATTCGATCCGGAGAAGTTCGAGGATCGCTATCAGGATGCGCTCGTCGGCCTGATCCGCGCCAAGCGCGCCGGCAAGCCCGTGCCCGCGGCGCCGCAGCCGAAGACGCCGAGCAATGTCATTAATCTCATGGACGCTTTGCGCCGCAGCGTGGCGGCTGAATCGGGACGCAAGCCGGCGGCCAAGGCGAATCCCCCGGCGAAGAAGGTTGCGGCCAAATCCCCCGCCAAGAAGCGGGTGAAGAAGGCAAGCTAG